Proteins encoded by one window of Vitis vinifera cultivar Pinot Noir 40024 chromosome 10, ASM3070453v1:
- the LOC100267474 gene encoding homeobox protein SBH1, whose protein sequence is MEGGSSSTACLMAFGDNSSNGLCPMMMMPLMTTSNPNAADANTLFLPLPPNHNHDLNRNSSRGSSLILENHNHNQHTTTTSTNNHHGSDPGCYFMETHGNNDGSTSSVKAKIMAHPHYHRLLAAYANCQKVGAPPEVVARLEEACASEAAMVRTGTSCIGEDPALDQFMEAYCEMLTKYEQELSKPFKEAMLFLSRVECQFKALTVSSSDSAGGEGLDRNGSSEEEVDVNNNFIDPQAEDRELKGQLLRKYSGYLSSLKQEFMKKRKKGKLPKEARQQLLDWWSRHYKWPYPSESQKLALAESTGLDQKQINNWFINQRKRHWKPSEDMQFVVMDATHPGHYYMDNVLGNPFPMDLSPTLL, encoded by the exons ATGGAGGGTGGTTCTAGTAGCACTGCTTGTTTGATGGCTTTTGGAGACAACAGTAGTAATGGACTATGTCCTATGATGATGATGCCTCTCATGACTACATCTAATCCTAATGCTGCAGACGCAAATACCCTATTTCTTCCTCTGCCTCCCAACCACAATCACGACCTTAACCGCAACAGCAGTAGAGGCTCCTCTCTGATACTGGAGAATCACAACCATAACCAgcacaccaccaccacctccaccaACAACCACCACGGCAGTGACCCTGGGTGTTATTTCATGGAAACCCATGGCAACAACGATGGCAGCACTTCTTCTGTCAAGGCTAAGATCATGGCTCATCCTCACTACCACCGTCTCTTGGCCGCCTATGCCAATTGCCAAAAG GTCGGAGCACCACCTGAAGTAGTTGCAAGATTAGAGGAAGCTTGTGCATCTGAGGCTGCCATGGTTCGCACTGGAACAAGCTGCATAGGCGAGGATCCGGCTCTCGATCAATTCATGGAGGCCTACTGTGAGATGCTGACCAAGTACGAGCAAGAGCTCTCCAAACCCTTCAAGGAAGCTATGCTTTTTCTCTCAAGGGTCGAGTGCCAGTTCAAAGCCCTCACAGTTTCTTCTTCTGATTCTG CTGGTGGCGAGGGCCTTGATAGAAATGGATCATCTGAAGAAGAAGTTGATGTAAATAACAACTTCATTGATCCTCAAGCAGAGGACAGGGAACTGAAAGGCCAGCTTCTGCGCAAGTACAGTGGATATCTAAGCAGTCTCAAGCAGGAGTTcatgaagaagagaaagaaaggaaagctACCTAAAGAAGCCCGGCAGCAGTTGCTGGATTGGTGGAGCAGACACTACAAATGGCCATACCCATCG GAGTCGCAGAAGTTGGCTCTTGCAGAATCCACAGGCCTGGATCAGAAGCAAATAAACAACTGGTTCATTAACCAAAGGAAGCGGCACTGGAAGCCCTCAGAAGATATGCAGTTTGTGGTTATGGATGCCACACATCCAGGCCACTATTACATGGACAATGTCTTGGGCAATCCCTTTCCCATGGATCTCTCCCCAACTCTCCTCTGA